Proteins encoded together in one Ruminococcaceae bacterium KH2T8 window:
- a CDS encoding ABC-2 type transport system ATP-binding protein, with translation MGEDYLLQTTGITKRYKDVLAVDHIDLKLKKGEIYGLIGRNGAGKTTLLKMLAGLANPTEGDYTIFGLNGRKTAELRDRVGVLIERPGLFNGLTAFQNMKVKSLALGLNDDAYIKELLKTVGLDNVGKRPVRKYSLGMKQRLGIALSLVGHPDLLLLDEPINGLDPQGIIEVREIIERLAKEQNITIIISSHILEELTKTATRYGVINEGRLIAEFTHEELLERCNQLIELRPDDATKAATVLESLGIRDYKNVDKRTIQIFEKVDECGNLVLEMAKNGIEIHGVEIKHQSLEDYYISLTEKDSRARHGDKK, from the coding sequence ATGGGCGAAGATTATTTGTTACAGACTACCGGCATCACTAAGCGATATAAGGATGTATTGGCAGTCGATCACATCGATCTGAAATTGAAAAAAGGCGAGATATACGGACTTATCGGTCGTAACGGAGCAGGTAAGACCACTCTTCTTAAGATGCTCGCGGGTTTGGCCAATCCTACCGAAGGTGATTATACGATATTCGGTCTGAACGGCAGGAAGACTGCTGAGCTTCGAGACAGAGTCGGCGTACTCATCGAAAGACCCGGGCTCTTCAATGGTCTTACGGCTTTCCAGAATATGAAGGTAAAATCTCTCGCCCTGGGACTCAATGATGATGCTTATATAAAAGAACTGCTCAAGACCGTCGGTCTTGATAATGTAGGGAAACGTCCGGTCAGGAAGTATTCTCTCGGAATGAAACAGAGACTCGGTATCGCATTATCCCTTGTAGGCCATCCTGATCTGCTCCTGCTGGATGAGCCGATCAACGGTCTTGATCCTCAGGGAATAATCGAAGTAAGAGAGATCATCGAAAGACTTGCCAAAGAGCAGAACATTACGATCATCATCTCAAGCCATATACTTGAAGAACTTACTAAGACAGCTACACGATACGGAGTTATAAATGAAGGAAGGCTCATCGCCGAATTTACCCATGAAGAGCTTCTTGAGAGATGCAATCAACTCATCGAGTTAAGACCCGATGATGCCACCAAGGCTGCGACTGTCCTTGAGTCGCTCGGTATCAGGGATTATAAGAATGTAGACAAGAGGACTATTCAAATATTCGAGAAAGTTGATGAATGTGGCAACCTGGTGCTTGAGATGGCCAAGAACGGCATAGAGATACACGGTGTTGAGATAAAGCATCAGTCACTTGAAGATTATTATATTTCTCTGACCGAGAAAGATTCGCGTGCCAGACATGGAGATAAGAAGTGA
- a CDS encoding Desulfoferrodoxin, translated as MDRYVTGAVIRKLRENKKMTQEELADQLFVSSKAISKWETGQGFPDISLIEPLAKALDISVIELLSGEDIRNSNRSSNMLKNRFYVCPVCGNVIRTIGESVVSCCGITLPALDPEEADEEHAISFENIEDEHYVSIDHPMTKDHYISFIAAVSDHGVQFVKLYPEGNAETRLRRDRIRYVYAYCNRHGLHRIRI; from the coding sequence ATGGACAGATATGTAACAGGAGCCGTGATCAGAAAGCTCCGCGAGAATAAGAAGATGACGCAGGAGGAGCTCGCAGATCAGCTTTTCGTAAGCAGCAAGGCGATAAGCAAATGGGAGACCGGTCAGGGATTCCCTGATATAAGTCTTATCGAGCCGCTTGCCAAGGCACTCGACATCTCGGTGATCGAACTACTGTCAGGCGAAGACATCAGGAACAGTAACCGCTCATCCAATATGCTCAAGAACAGGTTCTATGTATGCCCGGTCTGCGGAAATGTCATAAGGACGATCGGTGAATCGGTAGTCAGTTGCTGCGGCATCACACTCCCTGCTTTAGACCCTGAGGAGGCTGATGAAGAGCATGCGATCTCTTTCGAGAACATAGAAGACGAACACTATGTATCGATCGATCATCCGATGACCAAGGATCACTACATCTCGTTTATCGCGGCGGTATCAGATCACGGAGTTCAGTTCGTAAAGCTGTATCCCGAAGGAAATGCCGAGACAAGGCTCAGACGCGACCGCATAAGATACGTCTACGCGTACTGCAATCGCCACGGACTTCACAGAATACGCATATAA
- a CDS encoding fructokinase, translated as MSILCIGEILIDFTPVPGMEHSYTANPGGAPANVAVSVSRNGIRSGFLGKLGYDDFGRFLKKTMEENNVQLLCPELTDEATTTMAFVSLDESGDRSFTFARKPGADLLLDTSDVEKVNLSKWDIIHAGSVSQSGLPERDAVLHAITKAKELGKLISFDINFRDKIWSYEDCKEQVLKILPYVDLLKISDEETDFVGGKDNIPNAMKEFGISAVVLTLGGDGSAVYYKDQSEIFPAMNVQAIDTTGAGDAYWGAFLSSLLRQDVKSVSDLTWDKLTTAARYGTISGGLCVQKQGGIPALPTIEEIENEG; from the coding sequence ATGAGCATTCTTTGCATCGGAGAGATACTTATAGACTTTACGCCCGTACCCGGCATGGAGCATTCATATACGGCTAATCCCGGTGGTGCTCCCGCCAATGTCGCGGTGAGCGTCAGCAGAAACGGGATAAGATCCGGATTCCTGGGCAAGCTCGGCTACGACGATTTCGGCCGCTTTCTCAAAAAGACCATGGAGGAAAATAACGTTCAGCTCCTTTGCCCAGAATTAACGGATGAAGCTACTACTACCATGGCATTCGTATCACTCGACGAGAGCGGCGACAGGTCATTTACTTTTGCTCGAAAGCCCGGCGCAGACCTCCTGCTCGATACATCAGATGTGGAGAAAGTCAATCTTAGTAAATGGGATATCATCCATGCGGGATCCGTAAGTCAATCAGGACTCCCCGAGCGGGATGCCGTACTTCACGCGATCACTAAAGCAAAAGAACTCGGAAAGCTCATAAGTTTCGATATCAATTTCAGAGATAAGATCTGGAGCTACGAAGACTGTAAAGAACAAGTCCTGAAGATACTTCCCTACGTTGACCTTTTAAAGATCTCCGATGAAGAGACTGATTTTGTCGGCGGCAAAGACAACATCCCGAACGCCATGAAGGAATTCGGGATCTCGGCTGTAGTCCTGACACTCGGCGGTGACGGATCGGCTGTTTACTATAAAGATCAGAGCGAGATATTCCCCGCTATGAATGTTCAGGCGATAGATACCACAGGTGCCGGTGATGCATACTGGGGTGCGTTCCTCTCAAGTCTTTTAAGACAAGATGTAAAGTCCGTCTCGGATCTTACATGGGACAAGCTCACAACTGCAGCAAGATACGGCACCATATCAGGCGGATTGTGCGTACAAAAACAGGGCGGCATACCGGCACTGCCGACGATCGAAGAGATCGAGAACGAAGGCTGA
- a CDS encoding 23S rRNA (uracil1939-C5)-methyltransferase: MDLYCDVNIRDMGSDGEGIGTLESGKTVFIPGAIPGELCRIEIINEKSRSCEGKLKEVLSPSPDRTGRYEDDPPGAGLAHLSYEAQLRYKENKVRSCLQRLGRQDEGLLKSIVQPTFPSEDIWNYRDHMQYKISDNKICLTASSSDELIPAGDSPLEYKVFNNIRNTIEEVFSAAPTTLFCGLIVRGSERTEQLLIEFVSDSNAPHETVLRDVTQYIRATELEEKLKERCTPYIIKGILLRISSTYISKRVRSGKRFTITGDDYYEEKLCGCNFRIKAGAFFQVNIPQAEHLYRFAAEDLKDAKAIWDIYCGTGSIGLSVTNKDQTLIGIESVQEAVNSARINASLSGRDDAKFICRPAERMDLDKSDLPHPDAVIVDPPRKGMDPRFVKNLLSVSPQKISYVSCDPATMARDIRTLTEGGYRLLSVRPVDMFPNTPHVETVALLSK, from the coding sequence ATGGATTTATATTGCGACGTAAACATAAGAGATATGGGCTCTGACGGAGAGGGCATAGGTACCCTCGAGTCCGGCAAGACCGTATTCATCCCCGGGGCGATCCCCGGCGAGTTATGTCGCATAGAGATAATAAACGAAAAGTCCAGATCCTGTGAGGGAAAGCTGAAGGAAGTGCTCTCCCCCTCCCCCGACAGAACGGGAAGATATGAGGACGATCCTCCGGGAGCAGGTCTTGCGCACTTAAGCTACGAGGCGCAGCTTCGATATAAGGAAAATAAGGTCAGGTCCTGCCTTCAAAGGCTGGGACGTCAGGATGAGGGACTGCTGAAGTCCATCGTACAGCCCACGTTTCCCTCCGAAGATATCTGGAACTACAGAGATCACATGCAGTATAAGATAAGTGACAACAAGATCTGTCTTACTGCATCTTCGTCCGATGAACTCATCCCGGCAGGAGACTCCCCCCTGGAATATAAGGTATTTAATAATATAAGGAACACTATCGAAGAAGTCTTTTCGGCAGCTCCTACCACTCTCTTCTGCGGACTGATAGTAAGAGGTTCCGAGAGGACAGAGCAGCTCCTTATAGAATTTGTAAGCGACTCGAACGCTCCTCACGAGACAGTACTTAGAGATGTTACTCAGTATATAAGAGCGACAGAACTCGAGGAGAAACTCAAGGAGAGATGTACTCCCTATATAATAAAAGGAATACTATTAAGGATAAGCAGCACTTACATAAGTAAGAGAGTCAGATCCGGCAAGAGATTCACGATCACGGGAGATGACTACTACGAAGAAAAGCTCTGCGGCTGTAATTTCAGGATCAAGGCGGGCGCATTCTTTCAGGTGAACATCCCTCAGGCGGAACACCTTTATCGATTCGCTGCAGAGGACCTCAAGGACGCGAAAGCCATCTGGGACATCTATTGCGGAACGGGCTCCATCGGTCTTTCCGTAACGAATAAGGATCAGACGCTCATAGGCATTGAGAGCGTGCAGGAAGCAGTTAACTCCGCGAGGATCAACGCGTCTTTGTCCGGAAGGGATGATGCGAAGTTCATATGTCGCCCTGCCGAGAGGATGGATCTTGATAAGAGCGATCTCCCTCACCCAGACGCCGTAATCGTAGATCCTCCGAGAAAAGGAATGGATCCCAGATTCGTTAAGAACCTGCTTTCGGTATCTCCGCAGAAGATCTCATATGTATCCTGCGATCCGGCCACGATGGCAAGAGATATAAGGACACTTACGGAGGGCGGCTACAGACTCCTGTCCGTACGTCCCGTGGATATGTTCCCGAATACGCCTCATGTCGAGACGGTGGCACTCCTGTCCAAATAA
- a CDS encoding penicillin-binding protein 1A: MRGEQEGPIRNSAPVAPEDSALADELRSTLKGKPTRSGFNRSWFHETIAFIGDVVKIVIVLVLCASFAFGGFGAGMLLGYVSTTKSLSISDLTQTEEVQTSFVYDIEGNVISRLTGNENVDRIYVPISKVQDTYIDEAIISIEDERFYDHSGIDMKRIGSAVLSAIANGGTATYGGSTITQQTVKLITGQDQHSTSRKVQEWFAAMALEQELSKDEIMELYLNLAPMGNNYVGVQAAAQNYFGKDASELSLAECAFLAGLPKSPSYYNPLRESGRRNALRRMRIVLGKMNELGYITDEEYQDALNYELVFVSKTTTSATEINSYFSEYAVREVVNDLAESRNISTSLATTIVYNRGYHIYTTLEPDVQAVLDEAFMNQELFQTDPSILADYPEKPQAGMVVMNVQTGAICAMQGGYGRKTGNLVLNRATDAYRATGSSIKPLIDYAPALQLEKIYPSMVVYDEEVYFDPNDPSRPWPLNSDRYYAGPMTIRQAVYDSKNTIAVKVWDMVGGDTALWYLAQQGIDRLDEGAYPAQAVGAFTYGISPLEMCAAYNTLASGGNYTAPYAYTQVIDSSGNVVLQSNPTPQYVYSPETCFLMSDMLEDVIRVGTASGHASIITNDDGEYIATAGKTGTTDDNLDKWFCGYTPYYCAAVWYGYDNRLRQTVIPSGDRGNAIEIWYYVMSRIHGDCESVGFARPDDIVERQVCSSGYEATDYCWAEGSVYTDFFVEGSQFDPEVRGACPIHTAPADEGDGGEGDEG; encoded by the coding sequence ATGCGAGGCGAACAAGAAGGTCCTATACGTAATTCTGCGCCTGTTGCACCTGAAGACAGTGCACTCGCGGATGAACTCAGGAGTACTCTTAAAGGAAAGCCTACCAGATCCGGTTTCAACAGGAGTTGGTTTCACGAGACGATCGCATTTATCGGGGATGTCGTCAAGATAGTCATAGTCCTCGTGCTTTGCGCTTCTTTTGCGTTCGGCGGATTCGGTGCCGGCATGCTTCTCGGTTATGTATCGACTACCAAATCTCTCTCCATCTCGGATCTTACTCAGACCGAGGAAGTTCAGACTTCATTTGTTTACGATATAGAAGGTAATGTCATCTCAAGACTTACCGGTAACGAGAATGTAGACAGGATCTATGTTCCTATCAGCAAGGTACAGGATACATATATCGACGAGGCGATCATCAGTATCGAGGATGAGAGATTCTACGATCATTCCGGTATCGATATGAAGAGAATCGGTAGTGCAGTTCTCTCGGCGATCGCTAACGGCGGTACTGCTACATACGGCGGATCTACGATCACACAGCAGACGGTAAAGCTCATCACGGGTCAGGATCAGCATTCCACATCTCGAAAGGTACAGGAGTGGTTTGCAGCCATGGCTCTCGAGCAGGAGCTTTCCAAGGATGAGATCATGGAGCTCTACCTGAATCTTGCGCCCATGGGAAACAACTATGTCGGTGTACAGGCCGCGGCGCAGAACTATTTCGGTAAGGATGCTTCCGAGCTCTCTCTTGCAGAGTGCGCATTCCTTGCAGGTCTTCCCAAGAGCCCCTCTTACTATAATCCTTTAAGAGAGTCCGGCAGAAGAAATGCCTTAAGACGTATGCGTATCGTTCTCGGCAAGATGAACGAGCTCGGCTATATCACGGATGAAGAATATCAGGATGCTCTCAACTATGAGCTCGTATTCGTTTCAAAGACAACGACTTCGGCTACGGAGATCAATTCCTATTTCTCCGAGTATGCCGTAAGGGAAGTAGTCAATGATCTGGCGGAGAGCAGGAATATCTCTACTTCTCTTGCTACCACTATCGTATATAACAGAGGTTACCATATCTATACGACGCTCGAACCCGATGTTCAGGCCGTGCTCGATGAGGCCTTCATGAATCAGGAACTGTTCCAGACGGATCCGTCCATCCTGGCCGATTATCCCGAGAAGCCGCAGGCAGGTATGGTCGTGATGAACGTTCAGACAGGTGCTATCTGCGCGATGCAGGGCGGATACGGACGTAAGACGGGTAACCTGGTCCTCAACAGGGCAACAGATGCATATAGAGCGACCGGTTCATCGATCAAGCCGCTCATAGACTATGCTCCCGCGCTCCAGCTTGAGAAGATCTATCCTTCGATGGTCGTCTATGACGAGGAAGTATATTTCGATCCCAATGATCCGAGCAGACCGTGGCCTCTTAATTCAGACAGGTACTATGCCGGTCCCATGACGATCAGGCAGGCTGTATATGATTCCAAGAATACGATCGCCGTCAAGGTCTGGGATATGGTCGGCGGTGATACTGCTCTTTGGTATCTTGCGCAGCAGGGAATCGACAGGCTTGATGAAGGTGCTTATCCGGCACAGGCAGTCGGCGCATTCACGTACGGAATATCTCCTCTTGAGATGTGTGCAGCTTATAACACTCTTGCTTCAGGCGGAAACTATACTGCTCCGTATGCATATACTCAGGTCATTGACAGCTCGGGTAATGTGGTACTTCAAAGCAACCCGACTCCCCAGTATGTATATTCTCCCGAGACATGTTTCCTCATGAGCGATATGCTCGAGGACGTTATCAGGGTAGGTACCGCTTCGGGTCATGCTTCGATCATTACAAATGATGACGGCGAATATATCGCAACGGCAGGTAAGACCGGTACGACGGATGATAACCTCGATAAATGGTTCTGCGGATATACGCCGTACTACTGCGCCGCAGTCTGGTACGGTTACGATAACAGGCTCCGTCAGACTGTCATCCCTTCGGGCGACAGAGGTAATGCCATCGAGATCTGGTATTACGTCATGAGCAGGATCCACGGGGATTGTGAGAGCGTAGGCTTTGCAAGACCGGACGACATAGTCGAGAGACAGGTGTGCAGCTCCGGATACGAGGCTACGGATTATTGTTGGGCAGAAGGAAGTGTATATACGGATTTCTTTGTAGAGGGTTCGCAGTTTGATCCCGAAGTCAGGGGAGCATGTCCCATTCATACGGCTCCCGCGGATGAAGGTGACGGCGGAGAAGGCGACGAGGGTTAG
- a CDS encoding formate C-acetyltransferase, translating into MKDFEQWGSFQGRLWKEEVNVRDFIQNNYTEYVGDESFLEGTTEATDKLWGRLQELFKEARAKGGVLDMDTEIVSTITSHAPGYLCEEDKTLEKIVGLQTDKPLKRAFMPFGGIRMAEQSCETYGYTPSPELHKIFTEYHTTHSDAVFSVYTPEIKAARHSHILTGLPDTYGRGRIVGDYRRVALYGIDFLIEKKQEDLANCGDGTMLDEVIRQREELAMQIKALKQMKVMAQSYGYDISAPAKNAKEAVQWLYFGYLAAIKTQNGAAMSVGRVSTFLDIYIDRDLKNGSLTEKEAQELIDHFVMKLRMVKFARIPSYNELFSGDPVWATLEVGGLGGDGRSMVTKNDYRFLHTLENMGPAPEPNLTILYSKRLPSNFRKYAAHISIVTSSVQYENDDIMRPVWGDDYSICCCVSATQTGKEMQFFGARANLAKCLLYAINGGVDELEKNQVAPAYAPITSEYLDYDEVIKKYDVMLDWLVDLYVNCLNLIQYMHDKYYYEAAELALIDTDVRRTFATGIAGFSHVIDSLSAIKYAKVKTIRDENGIVVDYAIEGDFPRYGNDDDRADEIGVWLLDTFIKKVKKHHTYRNAEPTTSILTITSNVVYGKKTGALPDGRKAGEPLSPGANPAYGAEKNGLVASLNSVAKIPYVWALDGISNTQTINPGAIGHTEEEQVNNLVSVMDGYFAQGAHHLNVNVFGTDKLIDAMEHPEKEEYANFTIRVSGYAVKFIDLTKEQQLDVIARTCHDRM; encoded by the coding sequence ATGAAAGATTTTGAGCAGTGGGGTTCGTTTCAGGGCCGTCTCTGGAAAGAAGAAGTAAACGTACGTGACTTCATCCAGAACAACTATACCGAATATGTAGGTGATGAGTCCTTCCTTGAAGGAACAACAGAAGCAACTGACAAGCTTTGGGGCAGACTCCAGGAGCTTTTCAAGGAGGCTAGAGCTAAGGGTGGTGTTCTTGATATGGACACAGAGATCGTTTCCACGATCACATCTCATGCTCCCGGTTATCTCTGTGAGGAGGATAAGACACTTGAGAAGATCGTTGGTCTTCAGACAGATAAGCCCCTCAAGAGAGCATTCATGCCCTTCGGTGGTATCAGAATGGCTGAGCAGTCCTGCGAGACATACGGATATACACCTTCTCCCGAGCTTCACAAGATCTTTACTGAATATCACACAACACACTCCGATGCAGTTTTCTCTGTTTACACACCTGAGATCAAGGCTGCACGTCACTCTCACATCCTTACAGGACTTCCCGACACATATGGTCGTGGACGTATCGTAGGTGACTACAGAAGAGTTGCTCTTTACGGTATCGATTTCCTTATCGAGAAGAAGCAGGAAGACCTTGCTAACTGCGGCGACGGCACAATGCTCGACGAAGTTATCCGTCAGAGAGAAGAGCTCGCAATGCAGATCAAGGCATTGAAGCAGATGAAGGTTATGGCTCAGTCCTACGGCTACGACATCTCCGCTCCCGCTAAGAATGCTAAGGAAGCAGTACAGTGGCTCTACTTCGGATACCTTGCAGCTATCAAGACTCAGAACGGTGCAGCTATGTCTGTTGGACGTGTTTCTACATTCCTTGATATCTATATCGACAGAGACCTTAAGAACGGTTCCCTTACAGAGAAGGAAGCTCAGGAGCTCATCGATCATTTCGTAATGAAGCTTCGTATGGTTAAGTTCGCAAGAATCCCTTCTTACAACGAGCTCTTCTCCGGTGACCCCGTATGGGCTACACTCGAGGTTGGTGGTCTCGGCGGAGACGGACGTTCCATGGTTACAAAGAACGACTATCGTTTCCTTCATACTCTTGAGAACATGGGTCCCGCACCCGAGCCTAACCTTACTATTCTTTACAGCAAGAGACTTCCTTCTAACTTCAGAAAGTATGCAGCTCATATCTCTATCGTTACATCTTCCGTACAGTACGAGAACGACGATATCATGAGACCTGTTTGGGGTGACGACTACTCCATCTGCTGCTGCGTATCTGCTACACAGACAGGTAAGGAGATGCAGTTCTTCGGCGCACGTGCTAACCTTGCTAAGTGCTTGCTCTATGCTATCAACGGTGGTGTTGACGAGCTCGAGAAGAATCAGGTTGCTCCTGCTTATGCTCCCATCACATCCGAGTACCTTGATTATGATGAGGTTATCAAGAAGTATGACGTAATGCTCGACTGGCTTGTTGATCTTTATGTTAACTGCCTTAACCTTATCCAGTACATGCACGACAAGTACTACTATGAGGCAGCTGAGCTCGCTCTTATCGATACAGATGTACGTCGTACATTCGCTACAGGTATCGCAGGTTTCTCACACGTTATCGACTCCCTTTCCGCTATCAAGTACGCTAAGGTTAAGACGATCCGTGACGAGAACGGCATCGTAGTTGATTACGCTATCGAGGGTGATTTCCCCAGATACGGTAACGACGATGACAGAGCTGACGAGATCGGTGTATGGCTCCTTGACACATTCATCAAGAAGGTTAAGAAGCACCACACATACAGAAACGCTGAGCCTACAACATCTATCCTTACTATCACATCTAATGTTGTTTACGGTAAGAAGACAGGTGCACTTCCTGACGGACGTAAGGCAGGCGAGCCTCTTTCTCCCGGTGCTAACCCTGCATACGGCGCAGAGAAGAACGGTCTTGTTGCTTCCCTTAACTCCGTTGCTAAGATCCCTTATGTTTGGGCACTTGACGGTATCTCCAATACACAGACGATCAACCCCGGTGCTATCGGACATACAGAGGAAGAGCAGGTTAATAACCTTGTAAGCGTTATGGACGGATACTTCGCACAGGGTGCACACCACCTCAACGTAAATGTATTCGGTACAGACAAGCTCATCGACGCTATGGAGCATCCCGAGAAGGAAGAGTACGCTAACTTCACTATCCGTGTATCCGGATATGCTGTTAAGTTCATCGACCTTACAAAGGAGCAGCAGCTCGACGTAATCGCAAGAACTTGCCACGACAGAATGTAA
- a CDS encoding 3-oxoacyl-[acyl-carrier protein] reductase translates to MPIFYLRISLLLYYNISMDLECKKTAVITGSNRGIGKAMVQAFAFAGYDVFACARSQDNAFEEFADDISARSGNSVIPVYFDLNDEEAIKTGFMKITGYKKSIDVLINNAGVAYGGLMTMTPIDKMKEVYQVNVFSQVLLMQLVSRIMMRQKSGCIINMCSVGGIETSPGYLAYGSSKASLIWITRSVARELGRYNIRVNGIAPGLVDTDMGNYKSEEEINRVFDRMSIKRMGDPLEIANAALYLASDEAAFITGQIMVIDGGRV, encoded by the coding sequence ATGCCTATATTTTATTTGAGAATTTCGCTGTTACTATATTATAATATATCTATGGATCTCGAGTGTAAAAAGACTGCTGTAATAACTGGTTCTAACAGAGGTATCGGAAAAGCAATGGTTCAGGCGTTTGCTTTTGCGGGATACGATGTATTTGCATGCGCCAGGAGTCAGGATAATGCATTTGAAGAGTTTGCAGATGATATTTCGGCGAGATCCGGAAATTCCGTTATTCCTGTCTATTTTGATCTGAACGATGAAGAAGCGATCAAGACAGGATTCATGAAGATCACAGGGTATAAGAAGAGTATAGATGTGCTTATCAATAATGCCGGAGTCGCATACGGTGGACTTATGACTATGACTCCCATAGATAAGATGAAAGAAGTTTATCAGGTAAATGTTTTTTCTCAGGTGCTCCTGATGCAATTGGTGTCGAGGATCATGATGAGGCAAAAGTCCGGATGCATCATCAATATGTGTTCCGTCGGCGGAATAGAGACGTCACCTGGTTATCTGGCCTATGGATCGAGCAAAGCATCGTTGATATGGATAACCCGATCAGTAGCCAGAGAACTCGGAAGATATAATATCAGAGTGAATGGGATCGCCCCCGGATTGGTTGACACCGATATGGGAAACTATAAATCCGAGGAAGAGATCAATAGAGTTTTTGATCGTATGAGCATCAAGAGAATGGGAGACCCGTTGGAGATAGCCAATGCGGCGTTATACCTTGCTTCAGATGAGGCAGCATTTATAACAGGACAGATCATGGTAATAGACGGAGGAAGAGTTTGA
- a CDS encoding transketolase subunit A: MIDSSRTIDVSASNAQRLTEMSLRIRLDAMDMALASGNNGSHLGGSLSCVEIMSVLYGEVLRFDVENPLNPSRDRFIPSKNHCVLAHIPALAEAGFIPHEEIMEFQKDGGRLTGYPQRQEIGLEYSGGSLGMAISVGVGLALSSREKKLGNQIYILMGDGELNEGSIWEAIMSASHYHLDNLVAIIDRNHLSYDGDTEEVMALNDLAGKFRSFNWHVSECNGHDTQSLLNAFADNETGKPHVIIADTVKGKGISFIENKPEWHHHRLSQAEYDVARAELLGERS; the protein is encoded by the coding sequence TTGATCGATTCGAGTAGGACAATAGATGTATCAGCATCAAATGCACAAAGATTGACGGAGATGTCGCTGAGGATAAGATTAGATGCCATGGATATGGCATTAGCGTCGGGCAATAACGGATCACATCTCGGCGGCAGTTTGTCCTGTGTTGAGATCATGTCGGTTCTATATGGAGAAGTGCTGAGGTTTGATGTTGAGAATCCGCTGAATCCGTCAAGAGACAGATTTATACCCAGTAAGAATCACTGCGTACTTGCGCATATTCCTGCTTTGGCTGAAGCGGGTTTTATTCCTCATGAAGAGATCATGGAATTTCAGAAGGATGGCGGGCGTCTTACCGGCTATCCCCAGCGACAGGAGATAGGGCTGGAGTATTCTGGGGGAAGTCTGGGTATGGCTATATCGGTTGGAGTAGGTTTGGCTCTCAGTTCTCGAGAAAAGAAGCTGGGAAATCAGATATATATACTCATGGGAGACGGAGAACTCAATGAGGGTTCTATATGGGAAGCGATAATGTCAGCATCTCATTATCATCTTGATAATCTTGTTGCCATAATAGATCGTAACCATCTTTCATATGACGGTGATACCGAAGAAGTTATGGCTTTAAATGATCTTGCCGGGAAATTCCGAAGCTTCAATTGGCACGTATCCGAGTGTAATGGTCACGATACTCAGTCGCTTCTTAATGCTTTTGCTGACAATGAAACCGGAAAGCCCCATGTCATCATTGCCGATACGGTAAAAGGAAAGGGAATATCATTTATTGAAAACAAACCCGAATGGCATCACCATAGATTGTCTCAAGCCGAATATGATGTGGCCAGAGCTGAATTGTTGGGAGAGCGCTCATGA